A DNA window from Zingiber officinale cultivar Zhangliang chromosome 3A, Zo_v1.1, whole genome shotgun sequence contains the following coding sequences:
- the LOC122051532 gene encoding condensin complex subunit 3-like — protein MAMAMADDDEKRIAGEIARVLDECRISLAVHSRKIKELSALRSSAGGPFFRAFSRALTPLFDFPRRTVSSERAIRFVSSFAAHRDGRDTATSDAFLEEFLRFLLLAAAAAHRAARFRGCQIISEIIMRLPDDAEVSDELWDEVLDSMKQRVGDKVPAIRGFAIRALSRFANDGEDSDIVVLFLETLPGETNSEVRKSIVLSLPPSDMTSEAIITSTLDVSESVRKAAYLVLASRFPLPTLSIKQRSIILQRGLLDRSSSVLNECLKMLKDWLTKCCNGDPIVLLRFLDVETYESVGVLVMETLLKNGMVQEHQSIRQHLASSKTSEEGNGSGIQLIEAEVALYWRTLCWHLQSKAQIKGTDAASATGTEAAIYASEASDNNDLLEAILPATVSAFVDLVKLHLSAGPNHHFTARQLLLLGTMLDFSDLTNRKVASEFVNELLLTPLEFEVDEDGNKIVIGDGISLGGDKEWARAVAELAKKVHASVGEFEAVITGVIKVLAQPCRDRTADFINWMHCLAVTGLLLENINNIWSLKGTGIEPSELLHALLLAGAQQSHTDVQRVAVRCIGLYGLLENRLTGELVTQLRSSFVNGAASVRIMTGKSMLDLLAWHGPQELDKAIGIDISQSNNEKGFISINSLNLMEDTNVGLLDLLYYGLNADNNGELGDADEHESVHSVLAEGFAKILLLSENYPSISTSLHPLVLARLIKLYFCDETKELQRLKQCLSIFFEHYPALSCIHKRCISTAFIPTVRSFWPGIYGNSSGSSLIVSKMRKRALLVARFMLQMIQVPLLSKESKEDESNKVNSESHSCSFQMSDDFDDGMEGIAIRIAAEVASFSEKKTSAGKSYMLALSRLATSIQFRASEQHSIKCMRNLLNTMSYLVTGDKDIIKEFNLMATRLRSLDKHPDEEISEDQLATIFRKLGLEWNPSITSATFPPTPAQRSARSAPARRQRVRREVSSSDDNDSAEDNAASVSVAPMTASWISGRSQRASKTAAISKMSTKLRTEFLSDNEEDEESDVTAAAEEEPSSE, from the exons ATGGCGATGGCGATGGCGGATGACGACGAGAAGCGCATCGCCGGCGAGATTGCTAGGGTCCTCGACGAGTGCCGAATCTCTCTCGCCGTCCACTCCCGCAAGATCAAGGAGCTCTCCGCCCTCCGTTCCTCCGCCGGCGGTCCCTTCTTCCGCGCCTTTTCCCGAGCCCTAACCCCTCTCTTCGACTTCCCCCGTCGCACCGTATCCTCCGAGCGCGCCATCCGGTTTGTCTCCTCCTTCGCTGCCCACCGAGATGGGAGGGACACTGCAACATCCGATGCCTTCCTGGAGGAGTTCCTCCGGTTCCTCCTCCTCGCTGCTGCTGCCGCCCACCGGGCCGCCAGGTTCCGCGGCTGTCAAATCATCTCCGAG ATAATTATGCGGCTCCCAGATGATGCAGAGGTGAGCGATGAGCTGTGGGATGAGGTATTAGATAGCATGAAGCAACGTGTAGGAGACAAAGTGCCAGCAATTCGTGGATTTGCTATCCGAGCTTTATCACGCTTTGCAAATGACGGAGAAGACAGTGACATTGTTGTTCTTTTTCTTGAAACTCTTCCTGGAGAAACAAATTCT GAGGTTCGCAAGTCTATAGTCTTATCTCTGCCACCATCAGACATGACGTCTGAGGCTATCATCACATCAACCCTTGATGTTAGTGAGTCAGTGCGGAAAGCAGCATACCTTGTCTTGGCAAGTAGATTTCCACTTCCAACTCTTAG CATTAAGCAAAGGAGCATTATCCTTCAGAGAGGGCTTTTAGATCGATCTTCATCTGTATTGAATGAATGTTTGAAGATGTTGAAGGATTGGCTTACAAAGTGCTGCAATGGAGATCCAATTGTTCTTTTGAgatttcttgatgttgaaacatATGAATCAGTAGGAGTGCTAGTTATGGAAACTCTCCTGAAAAATGGTATGGTGCAAGAACATCAAAGTATAAGACAACATTTGGCATCCAGCAAAACTAGTGAAG aagGAAACGGTTCAGGCATTCAGCTAATAGAAGCTGAAGTTGCTCTTTATTGGAGGACCCTATGCTGGCATTTACAAAGTAAAGCTCAA ATAAAAGGTACTGATGCCGCTAGTGCCACGGGCACAGAAGCAGCAATATATGCATCAGAAGCTTCAGACAATAATGACCTTTTAGAGGCAATCCTTCCGGCAACAGTGTCTGCCTTTGTTGATTTGGTAAAACTGCATCTATCAGCTG GTCCAAATCACCACTTCACTGCCCGTCAGCTATTACTACTCGGGACAATGCTCGATTTCTCAGACTTGACAAACAGGAAAGTTGCTAGTGAATTTGTTAATGAACTTTTACTAACGCCTCTTGAATTCGAAGTTGATGAGGATGGGAATAAGATTGTCATTGGTGATGGAATCAGTCTCGGTGGAGATAAGGAATGGGCAAGAGCAGTAGCAGAACTGGCTAAAAAAGTGCATGCTTCAGTGGGTGAATTTGAAGCAGTAATTACTGGTGTTATTAAGGTGCTTGCCCAGCCTTGCAGAGATAGAACTGCTGACTTCATAAACTGGATGCATTGTCTTGCAGTTACTGGTCTTCTTTTGGAAAACATTAATAATATTTGGAGTCTAAAAGGCACTGGCATTGAACCTTCTGAGCTTCTACATGCTTTACTGCTTGCTGGG GCACAACAGAGCCATACTGATGTACAAAGAGTTGCAGTAAGATGCATTGGCCTCTATGGACTTCTAGAAAATAGATTGACTGGAGAGCTAGTTACACAACTAAGATCTTCCTTTGTAAATGGTGCTGCTTCAGTAAGAATCATGACAGGCAAGTCGATGTTGGATTTGCTGGCATGGCATGGTCCTCAAGAACTCGATAAAGCAATTGGGATAGATATTAGTCAGTCTAATAATGAAAAAGGATTTATTTCTATCAACTCCTTAAATTTGATGGAGGATACCAACGTAGGCTTGCTTGATTTGCTTTACTATGGACTGAACGCTGATAACAATGGTGAACTTGGTGATGCTGATGAACATGAGAGTGTCCATTCTGTTCTTGCTGAAGGCTTTGCTAAAATTCTCCTTTTGAGTGAGAATTATCCAAGTATTTCTACTAGTTTACATCCTTTGGTCTTAGCCAGACTCATAAAGTTGTACTTTTGTGATGAAACTAAGGAATTACAAAG GTTAAAGCAATGCTTGTCCATATTTTTTGAGCATTATCCTGCCCTCTCGTGCATTCACAAG AGGTGTATCTCCACTGCTTTTATTCCTACGGTGAGATCTTTCTGGCCGGGTATTTATGGTAATTCTAGTGGTTCTTCACTCATTGTGTCGAAAATGAGAAAGAGAGCATTATTAGTTGCACGCTTCATGTTACAAATGATTCAAGTCCCTCTTTTGTCAAAAGAATCCAAGGAGGATGAATCCAACAAAGTGAACTCTGAAAGCCATTCTTGCTCATTCCAAATGTCTGATGATTTTGACGATGGGATGGAGGGAATCGCCATTCGCATTGCTGCAGAG GTTGCAAGCTTCTCAGAGAAGAAAACATCTGCAGGAAAATCTTATATGCTGGCACTGTCTCGGCTAGCAACTTCAATTCAGTTCCGCGCATCTGAGCAACATTCTATCAAGTGTATGAGGAACCTATTGAATACCATGAGCTATTTAGTAACAGGGGATAAAGATATCATCAAAGAGTTCAATCTTATGGCAACGCGTCTCAGATCTCTTGACAAACATCCCGATGAAGAAATATCAGAGGATCAATTAGCCACTATTTTCA GGAAGTTGGGACTGGAGTGGAACCCAAGCATTACATCTGCAACCTTCCCTCCAACACCTGCACAACGGTCTGCTAGGAGTGCTCCGGCCAGGCGGCAAAGGGTAAGGCGTGAAGTTTCCTCGTCTGATGACAATGACAGTGCTGAGGACAATGCTGCAAGTGTCTCTGTGGCCCCGATGACTGCGAGCTGGATCAGCGGGCGGTCTCAGAGGGCGAGCAAGACTGCAGCAATCAGCAAGATGTCAACCAAACTCCGAACTGAATTCTTGTCTGACAATGAAGAGGATGAGGAGTCAGATGTGACAGCAGCAGCAGAAGAAGAGCCTTCTTCAGAATGA
- the LOC122051534 gene encoding uncharacterized protein LOC122051534 has protein sequence MQSTGYLQDAVAQWIHPLINATPLPPLSPLPPLPPLPPSIQELHHLLQGDSDSRCSSLEEPRQLKSSSRRVLVMCPFAVVKPDDVTLEDINARLLRRPQRSVRHSATATGVHKRRQGMLGFSGKAVVAATRIHTGGRGTITIIKTK, from the exons ATGCAATCGACCGGTTACTTGCAAGACGCGGTGGCGCAGTGGATCCACCCCCTCATCAATGCAACTCCGCTGCCGCCATTGTCACCGCTGCCACCGCTGCCACCGCTGCCACCGAGTATCCAAGAGCTTCACCATCTTCTTCAG GGGGATTCAGATTCAAGGTGCTCCTCTCTGGAAGAGCCACGGCAATTGAAGAGCAGCAGCAGGAGAGTCCTGGTGATGTGCCCATTCGCGGTGGTGAAGCCAGACGATGTGACACTGGAGGATATCAACGCCAGGCTTCTCAGACGGCCACAGCGGTCAGTGCGGCACTCGGCCACGGCGACCGGAGTGCACAAACGCAGACAGGGCATGCTGGGATTCTCCGGCAAGGCAGTGGTCGCCGCCACGAGGATCCACACCGGAGGAAGGGGCACCATAACGATCATCAAAACCAAATAA
- the LOC122051533 gene encoding serine/threonine-protein kinase RIPK-like, with the protein MAEQSRRRRSSSWLMSCWGGGGGTGGATGTADESSSDSERRVSDSDPKSLEEDLSLTLQAGSELVAFTISELKAATRNFAMANLLGSGGFGPVYKGFVDERIRPGIRPQQVAVKSLDLGGHQGHREWLAEVVYLGQLRHPHLVKLIGYCCEDEHRMLVYEYMARGSLEDQLFKRLLAWLPWSTRLKIAVGAAKGLAFLHEADKPVIYRDFKASNILLDEDYTVKLSDFGLAKDGPQGDKTHVTTRVMGTYGYAAPEYILTGHLNAKSDVYSFGVVLLELFAGQRCVDKNRPGRQKNLVDWARPYLTNAEKLRRVMDPNLDGLYSIKGAQRVAGVAYKCLSHTPKARPSMKTVVETLEPLLSLNDVPVGSFVYVATKEKTCEEEDQSKEKKKKKKKTICEIEEKNHNNHDERHRQQFPNSVIHSEVALHKDGNNLFRNSHFRRLKSHSQERGA; encoded by the exons ATGGCGGAGCAGAGTCGAAGGCGGCGGTCGTCCTCCTGGCTGATGAGCTGctggggaggaggaggaggaactgGAGGAGCGACGGGCACCGCAGACGAGAGTAGTTCGGATTCGGAGCGGAGGGTGTCGGATTCGGATCCGAAGTCGCTGGAGGAAGACCTGTCACTGACGCTGCAGGCCGGGTCGGAGCTGGTGGCGTTCACCATCTCGGAGCTGAAGGCGGCGACGAGGAACTTCGCCATGGCCAACTTGCTCGGGTCCGGCGGCTTCGGACCCGTCTACAAGGGGTTCGTCGACGAGCGGATCCGCCCGGGGATCCGCCCGCAGCAAGTCGCCGTCAAGTCGCTGGACCTCGGCGGGCATCAGGGCCACCGGGAGTGGCTG GCCGAGGTGGTGTATTTAGGGCAGCTGAGGCATCCGCATCTGGTTAAATTAATTGGATATTGCTGTGAGGATGAACACAGAATGTTGGTCTATGAGTACATGGCGAGAGGGAGCTTGGAGGATCAACTTTTCAAGA GACTCCTTGCTTGGTTGCCATGGTCGACAAGGTTAAAGATAGCTGTCGGAGCTGCAAAGGGACTGGCCTTTCTCCATGAAGCCGATAAGCCGGTCATCTATCGCGATTTCAAAGCTTCAAATATTTTACTCGATGAG GACTACACGGTTAAGCTCTCTGATTTCGGGCTCGCAAAGGATGGCCCGCAAGGCGACAAGACTCACGTGACGACACGTGTCATGGGCACGTATGGGTACGCCGCACCCGAGTATATTTTGACCG GCCACTTGAATGCCAAGAGCGATGTCTATAGTTTTGGAGTCGTGTTGTTGGAGCTATTTGCGGGTCAACGGTGCGTTGACAAGAACCGACCGGGCCGACAGAAGAATCTAGTCGATTGGGCAAGGCCTTACCTCACCAATGCAGAGAAGCTTAGGCGTGTCATGGACCCGAACCTCGATGGGCTTTACTCCATCAAAGGAGCTCAAAGAGTGGCCGGGGTCGCGTACAAGTGCCTGAGCCACACTCCAAAGGCGAGACCGAGTATGAAAACTGTGGTGGAGACTTTGGAGCCACTTCTCAGTTTGAATGATGTACCCGTCGGTTCCTTCGTCTATGTTGCGACGAAGGAGAAGACGTGTGAAGAGGAAGATCAGagtaaggagaagaagaagaagaagaagaagacgatatGTGAGATCGAAGAGAAGAACCACAACAATCACGATGAAAGGCACAGACAACAGTTCCCTAATTCAGTGATTCACTCCGAGGTTGCTCTTCATAAGGATGGCAATAATCTGTTCCGGAACTCTCACTTTCGGAGGTTGAAAAGTCACAGCCAAGAACGCGGAGCATGA